The sequence below is a genomic window from Flectobacillus major DSM 103.
ATTTCAAGTATTACTCCTATCGACCTCGTTCCTGACGAAGCCCTACTTACTTGGCATACAGCAGGGCTCAGCGAAGAGGTAGCAGATTTTTTGGTAAAAGAAGCCGATATTGCCCTCAAATAAACAACTTCCTAATATTGCTATTTATGGTGCCACAATTTTATGCTCCACTTTGGGGCAATACACTGCCCTTTGAGAGTTTTTGTAACAATGTAAAAAATGCAGGATACACAGGTGTAGAAATGCACTTACCTTTTGAACAACAAGAAAAGCGAAAAATCTTATCAATTTTGCATGATTTTGAACTTCAATTGATTGGACAATACTGGCAATCGCATGAAAAAAATATTGATGCCCACGCTACAACTTTTGAGCAATATTTAAGGCATCTTATTGAAGCTCGTCCTATTTTTATTAATAGTCAAACAGGGAAAGACTATTTTACTTTTGAGCAAAATAAGCGTTTATTCGATATTGCTCGTCGGTTAAGTCAAGAAACAGGTATTGCCATTATCCATGAAACGCATCGAGGAAAATGCCTTTTTGCTGCTCCTGTGGCTTATCAATACCTCTCTAAAATACCTGATTTACGGATTTGCCTAGATATTTCGCACTGGTGCAATGTCCATGAATCTCTTTTAGCCGACCAGCAGGAATACACCGATTTGGCTATTGCTCATACGCATCATATTCATAGCCGAGTAGGACATCCAGAAGGGCCACAAGTCAATGACCCTAGAGCCCCCGAATGGTCTGAAACACTACAAGCTCATTTGTCTTGGTGGGACAAGGTTGTTGATATTCATCGAAAAAAAGGCACTCAACTCACTATTACCACCGAATTTGGGCCAGCCACTTATATGCCTGTATTGCCCTATACCCAAATGCCCGTAGCTAATCAGTGGGAAATCAATGTATATATGATGAACCTTCTCAAAGAAAGGTACAAAACATAATATGTTTATA
It includes:
- a CDS encoding sugar phosphate isomerase/epimerase family protein gives rise to the protein MVPQFYAPLWGNTLPFESFCNNVKNAGYTGVEMHLPFEQQEKRKILSILHDFELQLIGQYWQSHEKNIDAHATTFEQYLRHLIEARPIFINSQTGKDYFTFEQNKRLFDIARRLSQETGIAIIHETHRGKCLFAAPVAYQYLSKIPDLRICLDISHWCNVHESLLADQQEYTDLAIAHTHHIHSRVGHPEGPQVNDPRAPEWSETLQAHLSWWDKVVDIHRKKGTQLTITTEFGPATYMPVLPYTQMPVANQWEINVYMMNLLKERYKT